The sequence below is a genomic window from Armatimonadota bacterium.
ACATCCCGCCATTACCGCGTTCGCGGCCGCCAATCGCACCGTACACCTTCGCCCCAGGTGCTCTTGTGTCAAGATGACCTCTTCCGGATCCCGATCCACCTGAGCCAGGAAGGCCTGGACGAGAGCTTCCGTGGGAGGCACCACGGGGAACCCGTCCGTCCAGCCCCGAGCATAGCAGGATTCGATCAGGGAGGGCTCGCCGTTCGGAGAAGGGGCCTCTTCCACCAGACGCTCCGAACCCGCAGCAGGCACCCGGTCGGTACGTCTCTCTCCGCCCCCCAGCAGGCGCACCACCTCGGGCAGGGCCGCTTCCGCCCGAGCCCGGAGCTCCTCCGCGGTAAGGCTGCTGATGGGGTGCGGGATCAGCACGTAGGGATATCCCGGGACTCCCAGGTCCCGGGCCATGGTGTCCGCAATGCCACTGAAGGCCTCCGTAATCACCACCGCGGTGGGGATGCCCCGCCCCTCCAACGCGATTCCGTCGGCCACACTGGCCGCGGCACAGGCCCCTCAGTCCCCGACCCCGTGCACCACGAACGCACACTTCCCGGAGAGCTCCTCGAGGAGCTCCGGAGGGGCGGGGAGGGTGGGGTTCGGTTTCCGGAGGAGGAGGATCTCCGACACGCCCCATTCCCGGAGCCGGTCCCCCAGGGCCTGGAGGAAGCGATCCGCGTTTCGTTTCCCGCTGTCCACAAGTCCCACCCGGAGCCCCTCCAGGGAACGCAGAGCCCGCGGTGCTATGGAACGGGGAGTGCGCTCCACCTTCCCCGTGGGATCCACCAGCTGCGGCATCCTGCTCCACCACCTCCCTCCCCCTTCGCCCAACCCCCACTCCAGGGGTGTACCGGAATCCCCTACACCGTCCTAGGTCAGCGCACCGCAACCTCCACGGGCGGTGTCCCGTAGGTGTGGAAGGTGGCCACGGTGGGCATCCCCCAAGCCTGCCCTTTCTTGCGCTCCGCCTCACTCCACACGATGGGCTTCCAGTCCGGGGCCAGGATCAGGCGGGCCCCCGGGCATCCGATCTCCACCCGGTTCCCACCGGGCTCGTAGACATAGAGGAAAAACGTCTGCTGGACCGCGTGCTTATAGGGTCCGTACTCGATGAAAATCCCGTGCTCCAGGCAGATATCCGCAGCCCGCAGGACCTCCTCCCGGCTGTCCACCGCATAGCACACGTGGTGGAACCGGCCGCGTGCTCCCGTCTGGTCCTCCGTGATGGCCACCTCATAGCCTTTGTTGTTCGTGGTCACCCACGCACCTTTTTCCGAACCATCGTCGAAGATGATGATCTCCGTGAGCCGGCACCCCAGGGCCTCCTGGAAGAGGATCCGGGTGGCCCGTACGTCCGCGGCGAAGAGGTTGATGTGGTCCAGCCGGCGTAGATTGGCACCCCGCGCGGGGAACCGGGAAGCCTGGTTCTTCAGCGCAGGCCTTGTCTGCTCCGTGGGCCGGTACCACTCCACCTCGTAGAAGACCTCTCCCAGATGGCCGTCGGGAGTACGGAACTGGTAGGCGGGACCGTGTCCCCGATCCCCTTCAACCCACCCCACGCCGTAGCCCGAACGCTCCAGACTCTGGACCCGGCGGGTGAGGGCCTCCGGACTAGCGGCGCGGAAGGCGAAGTGGCCCATCCCAGGCAGCCTCGCGGCCGTGAGCTTCAAGGTATGATGGGCGTAGTCGTCCCACCCTCGCAGATACACGGAGTCTCCGGATCGCTCGGTAATGGTCATGCCCATCACATCCACGAAGAACCGGAGACTTTCCTCCAGCTTGGGCGTGAGAAGCTCGAGGTGGGCGAGGTGGGCGAGATCACAGCTGGGAGGGCTTGGGGGAATCCTCAGCTCGCTCATGGGTCCCTCCTCCGCCACAGGATGCGAAAACCTGACACCCCCACTCTAGGGGGATGCCTACGAGCCTGTCAACACACCTGTTGACCATCTGTCCACGCTCTGTGTACCTTAAGTCAGAGAACTCCCGGCCATGGGGAACAGCGAGGGAGGCGCATGCGGGAGGAGATCCGGCAACCCTCGGAACGTGCGCAGGCCGTGGTTCGTGGCGCGTACGACCTCCACGTGCACACCGGCCCAGATGCTCTCCCCCGTCGCTGCAACGACATCGAGGCTGCCCGGGGATTCCTCCAGCGCGGGCTTGCGGGGTTCGCCATCAAGTCCCACTACACCTCCACCGCGGCCCGGGCACGTCTGGTGAACTTCCTGGTCCCTGGCATTCGGGCCTTCGGTGCCCTCTGCCTCAACGCCTCGGTGGGCGGCATGAACCCCGTGGCGGTGGAGATCGCGGCGCGGGAGGGCGCTCGGATCGTCTGGATGCCCACCGTGGACGCGGAAAACGAAGCCCGGGCTCACCGGGAAGGGCGGACCTCCGAGCGGGCCCCCTACTGGGCCCGCCTCCAGGAGGAACTGCGCCAAAAGGGGATCTCCTACGACCCCGTGCGGGTGGTAGATGGGTCCGGGCGGGTGCTCCCCGAGACCCGCGAGGTCCTGCAGGCCATCGCCCGGCACGACCTTGTCCTCGCCACAGGACACCTGAGCCGCGACGAGATCCTCGCGGTGGTGGAGGCCGCCAAGCAGGAGGGCATCCGCCGCCTGGTCGTCACCCACCCGGATTTCCCTACTCAGGACCTCCCCGTGGAGGACCAGCGCCTCCTGGCCCGGGAAGGAGCCCTGCTGGAACGGTGCTTTGCCACCGCGAACACGGGGAAAATATCTTGGGAGGAACTGTGCTTTAGGATCCGGGAAGTGGGCGTGGAGCACTCCTTGCTGAGCAGCGATCTCGGGCAACCCACCGCCCCTCCGCCAGAGGATGGCCTCGCCCTGATGGCGGATCGGCTCCTGGATGCGGGCTTCTCGGAGGAGGAGATCCGCATCATGGCGGTGCGCAACCCGCAGCGGCTCGTGGACGGAGAGTCCTAGCGATGGAGCAGGGAAAAGTCCGCCTCCGACCGCAACGGACAGAGGACTACTGCTACGAGGCCCTGCGCCGTGCCATCCTGGAGGGGCGGCTGTTGCCGAACCAGCGGCTGGTGGAGGTGGAGCTGGCCCGGACGTTCGGGGTCGGCCGTGCCGCGGTGCGTACGGCCCTGGTACGGCTGGAGCAGGAGGGAATCGTGCAGCGGGAGCCCAACCGGGGAGCCCGGGTGCGGCTGGTCACCGAACAGGAGGCGGTGGAGATCCTGGAGGCCCGGGCGGCCCTGGAGTGCCTGACCGTGCGATACGCGGCCCGTCGGGCGACGCCCGAGGACCTCCGGCAGCTCCGGGAGATCCTGTGCCGCATGGAGGTCTGCCGGGATCGGGGCGACCCCTTGGGCTATTCGGAGCTCAACCACGAACTCCACCACGTCCTGCTCCGCATCGCCGGACACGCCACCGCGGCCCGGCTCATAGACATGCTGCAAGTCCAGAACGTACGGTACCGCTACCGAACCGTGCTGTTCCCCGGACGTCTCGGGGAATCCCTGGAGGAGCACCGGGCCGTCGTGGAAGCGGTAGCCACCGGGGACCCCGATGCCGCGGAGGCCGCCATGCGGCACCACCTCAAGCGGGTAATCGAGGCCATGCACCAGGCGGCCCAGATGGACCGCGTCCGGTGGACGTGGAATCCTTCCTGAGGGAGGAGTGCCGTGGAGCCCAGTCGCAGGCTTCTGGTCGTCAGCGCCCACGCGGCGGACTTCGTGTGGCGTGCGGGAGGAGCCATTGCCACCGTGACCAGCCGGGGTGGAAGTGCTCTGGTGGTAGCCCTCTCCTACGGCGAGCGAGGGGAGTCCGGGGAGCTGTGGCGGGAACCGGGACAGACCCTGGAGCGGGTGAAGGCCATTCGGCACGAGGAGGCAAGCCGGGCCGCGGAGATCCTGGGAGCTCGGTTCCAGAGCCTCGACCTCGGCGATTACCCCCTGGAGGTGGACCGGAGTGCCCTGGAGCGGCTCGCGGAGATCTTCCGGGAGTTCGAGCCGGACTGCGTCCTCACCCATGCGGAGCGGGATCCCCTGAACCCCGATCACGCGGTGGCCTTCCAGGCCACGGAGCGCGCCCGACAGCTGTCCAGTGGGGCAGGAGTAGCCAGCGCCTTCCGTACCGTCCCTCCCCCTCGGGTGTTCGCCTTCGAGCCGCACCAGCCGGAGCTCTGCGGGTTCGTCCCGGACACCTTCCTGGACATCACCCCCGTGTACGAGCTCAAGCAAAAGGCCATGGAGGCCATGGCCTCCCAGAAGTACCTGCAGGAGTACTACGGAGCCATGGCGGTGCGGCGGGCCAACCATGCCCGGCGCCTCTCTGGGAAGTCCAACATCCGGTACGCGGAAGCCTTCCAGCGCATCCTGCCCATCGTGGTGGAGGCTCTATGAGCGCGTCCCCGAGGGTGGATCCAAAGGAACTGACGGAGCTGGGGGTTGCGACTGTCTACGAAGCCTCCGGGCGCGGGGGGCTGATCGCGGTTCCCCTGATCCCGGTGATCCCCGGGAGCCGGGCTGCGGGACCAGCGCGCACGGTTCTGTGTGGTCAGGACGACAACCTCATGGTCCACGCGGTCATGGACCAAGTGCAGCCAGGAGAGGTCCTCGTGCTGACCATGCCGGAGCCCGCACCCGTCGCCCTGGTGGGGGAGTTGCTTGCCATCCAGGCCAAGATGCGGGGAGCTGTGGCACTCCTGGTGGACGCCGCGGTTCGGGATGTGGAAGCTTTACGCGAGCTGGGTCTTCCCATCTGGACCCGGTACGTGAGCGTCCGGGGTGCCACCAAGGAGGTGGTGGGCGCCATCAACGTGCCGGTAACGGTGGGGGGGGCACAGATCCGTCCGGGTGACTGGGTGGTCCTGGACGCAGATGGGGCAGTGGTGGTTGCCGCGGAGCGCCTCCAGGAGGTCGTGCAGGCCGCCCGGGCCCGGGCAGCCCGGGAACAGGATCTGCGCCGGAAGCTCGAGGCGGGACAGCTGACCTACGACCTCCACGGCCTGCGGGCCAAGGTGGAGGGCACCGCAGCCCTCCGATCTCCGGGCCGTTAACCCCTCGCCCCCACACCCTGCCACCGGCGGATGAGGCCCTCCAGCAGCCGCGTGTGCACCTTGCCCTCCTGGAACTCGGGGGTGGAGACCACGAAGCGCAGGAAGGGGAGGGAGGTGGCAATACCCTCCACCCGGAAGGCGTCCAACGCCTGCCGCATCCGCTGGACGGCCTCTGCTCGGTCCCGGCCGTGCACGATGAGCTTGCCGAGGAGGGAGTCGTAGTAAACAGGGACCTCGTAGCCCGCAAAACAGTGGGTGTCCAACCGAATCCCCGGTCCCGCTGGGGCATTCCAGACGGTGATCCGGCCCGGGGATGGCCGGAAAGCCTCCTTCGCGTCCTCCGCGGTCACCCGGCACTCGATGGCGTGCCCTGCAAACCAGATCTCCTCCTGTCGCCAGCGCAGCTTCTCCCCGGCCGCGATCCGGAACTGCTCCTGGACGATGTCTATCCCCGTCACCGCCTCCGTCACGGGATGCTCTACCTGGATACGGGTGTTCATCTCCAGGAAGTAGAACCGCTCCGCCTCCACATCCACCAGGAACTCCAGGGTCCCCGCATTCAGGTAGCCCATGGATCGGGCGAGGGTCACCGCCGCCTGCCAAATGGCGGATCGCAGGGAATCGGAAAGGTTTGGGGCGAGGGCTTCCTCGACCACTTTCTGATGCCGCCGCTGGAGGGAGCAGTCCCGATCCCCCAGGTGCAGCACGGTACCGTGGGCATCCGCAAGGATCTGGACCTCCACGTGCCGGGCGTGCGGCACGTACCGCTCCAGGTACAGGGTGTCGTCCCCGAAGGCCGCCCGGGCCTCCCCCGCAGCTGCCGCGAAGTGGGCTTCCAGCTCTTGGGGGTCATACGCCACCTTCATCCCCCTCCCTCCACCCCCCGCGGCCGCCTTGAGCATCACAGGGAAGCCGATCTCTTCCGCCCTCCGCACCGCCTCCTGGGCGGACCGGACCGGCTCGGACCCCGGGAGCACCGGTATCCCGCACCGCTCCGCCAGCCGCCGGGCCTCCAGCTTGTTGCCCATGAGCCGGATCTGCTCGGGCCGAGGTCCTACGAACACCAGCCCGTACTCCGCACAGGCCTCTGCCAGCTCCGCTGACTCCGCGAGGAACCCATACCCCGGATGTACGGCATCCGCCCCGGTTCCGAGGGCGGCCGCGACGATGGCTCCGATGTTGAGATAGCTGCGCTCTGCGCTGGCGGGACCGATGCACACCACCCGGTCCGCCATTCGGGCCGGGAGCGTCTCCCGATCCACCTCCGAAGCTGCGAGCACCGTCTCCAGTCCCAGCGCGCGGCAGGCCCGGATGATCCGGACCGCAATTTCCCCCCGGTTTGCGATGAGGATCCGGGAAAGGCCCACTTCCCCTCCCCGGTCAGGCCGGACGGACGCGGAACAGGGGTTGACCGAATTCCACGAACTGGCCGTCCTGGACGAGGATCTCCTCGATGACCCCGCGCACGCCTGCCCGCACCGCGTTGAACACCTTCATCACCTCGATGAGGCCTACGGTGGTGTCCTCCTCCACGAAGCTGCCCACCGTCACGAAGGGAGGGGCCCCCGGCTCGGGCTGGGCATAGAACCGGCCCACAATAGGGGCGCGGATGAACACCGCCTCTTCCACCGCGGTGACCGTGGAGAGGGACACCGGGCCATCCTGTTCCCTCCTCGCCGCGGCTTCCTCCCTCTTGAGCGCGGCTCCGCTCCTGGCGCTCTCCCTCAGGTCTGCCGAGGGGG
It includes:
- a CDS encoding catechol 2,3-dioxygenase, which translates into the protein MSELRIPPSPPSCDLAHLAHLELLTPKLEESLRFFVDVMGMTITERSGDSVYLRGWDDYAHHTLKLTAARLPGMGHFAFRAASPEALTRRVQSLERSGYGVGWVEGDRGHGPAYQFRTPDGHLGEVFYEVEWYRPTEQTRPALKNQASRFPARGANLRRLDHINLFAADVRATRILFQEALGCRLTEIIIFDDGSEKGAWVTTNNKGYEVAITEDQTGARGRFHHVCYAVDSREEVLRAADICLEHGIFIEYGPYKHAVQQTFFLYVYEPGGNRVEIGCPGARLILAPDWKPIVWSEAERKKGQAWGMPTVATFHTYGTPPVEVAVR
- a CDS encoding DUF6282 family protein → MREEIRQPSERAQAVVRGAYDLHVHTGPDALPRRCNDIEAARGFLQRGLAGFAIKSHYTSTAARARLVNFLVPGIRAFGALCLNASVGGMNPVAVEIAAREGARIVWMPTVDAENEARAHREGRTSERAPYWARLQEELRQKGISYDPVRVVDGSGRVLPETREVLQAIARHDLVLATGHLSRDEILAVVEAAKQEGIRRLVVTHPDFPTQDLPVEDQRLLAREGALLERCFATANTGKISWEELCFRIREVGVEHSLLSSDLGQPTAPPPEDGLALMADRLLDAGFSEEEIRIMAVRNPQRLVDGES
- a CDS encoding GntR family transcriptional regulator — encoded protein: MEQGKVRLRPQRTEDYCYEALRRAILEGRLLPNQRLVEVELARTFGVGRAAVRTALVRLEQEGIVQREPNRGARVRLVTEQEAVEILEARAALECLTVRYAARRATPEDLRQLREILCRMEVCRDRGDPLGYSELNHELHHVLLRIAGHATAARLIDMLQVQNVRYRYRTVLFPGRLGESLEEHRAVVEAVATGDPDAAEAAMRHHLKRVIEAMHQAAQMDRVRWTWNPS
- a CDS encoding PIG-L family deacetylase, producing MEPSRRLLVVSAHAADFVWRAGGAIATVTSRGGSALVVALSYGERGESGELWREPGQTLERVKAIRHEEASRAAEILGARFQSLDLGDYPLEVDRSALERLAEIFREFEPDCVLTHAERDPLNPDHAVAFQATERARQLSSGAGVASAFRTVPPPRVFAFEPHQPELCGFVPDTFLDITPVYELKQKAMEAMASQKYLQEYYGAMAVRRANHARRLSGKSNIRYAEAFQRILPIVVEAL
- a CDS encoding 4-carboxy-4-hydroxy-2-oxoadipate aldolase/oxaloacetate decarboxylase, producing MSASPRVDPKELTELGVATVYEASGRGGLIAVPLIPVIPGSRAAGPARTVLCGQDDNLMVHAVMDQVQPGEVLVLTMPEPAPVALVGELLAIQAKMRGAVALLVDAAVRDVEALRELGLPIWTRYVSVRGATKEVVGAINVPVTVGGAQIRPGDWVVLDADGAVVVAAERLQEVVQAARARAAREQDLRRKLEAGQLTYDLHGLRAKVEGTAALRSPGR
- a CDS encoding acetyl-CoA carboxylase biotin carboxylase subunit, whose product is MGLSRILIANRGEIAVRIIRACRALGLETVLAASEVDRETLPARMADRVVCIGPASAERSYLNIGAIVAAALGTGADAVHPGYGFLAESAELAEACAEYGLVFVGPRPEQIRLMGNKLEARRLAERCGIPVLPGSEPVRSAQEAVRRAEEIGFPVMLKAAAGGGGRGMKVAYDPQELEAHFAAAAGEARAAFGDDTLYLERYVPHARHVEVQILADAHGTVLHLGDRDCSLQRRHQKVVEEALAPNLSDSLRSAIWQAAVTLARSMGYLNAGTLEFLVDVEAERFYFLEMNTRIQVEHPVTEAVTGIDIVQEQFRIAAGEKLRWRQEEIWFAGHAIECRVTAEDAKEAFRPSPGRITVWNAPAGPGIRLDTHCFAGYEVPVYYDSLLGKLIVHGRDRAEAVQRMRQALDAFRVEGIATSLPFLRFVVSTPEFQEGKVHTRLLEGLIRRWQGVGARG
- a CDS encoding acetyl-CoA carboxylase biotin carboxyl carrier protein subunit, which encodes MEDRIGFLSEAEIEQIVKLVEILERSSFDFLQLEVGDLKLTISKGGRVEEREGKPAGGSGERPPAPVPAGSPSVSPPSADLRESARSGAALKREEAAARREQDGPVSLSTVTAVEEAVFIRAPIVGRFYAQPEPGAPPFVTVGSFVEEDTTVGLIEVMKVFNAVRAGVRGVIEEILVQDGQFVEFGQPLFRVRPA